The Oncorhynchus gorbuscha isolate QuinsamMale2020 ecotype Even-year linkage group LG06, OgorEven_v1.0, whole genome shotgun sequence sequence CTATATTGTGCATTGCTTTTGGTGACAGAAAGTCTACAGGTACAAACCTAGATGACCACCAGCCTATGTACAATACagtaatgtacatttacattaagtGGTTTGTAAGGATGGTAAAATAATACTGCACAAAAAGTGGTGGTTTATTGTTATTTGATCAAGAACAATATTTaatttgatgtggatgttttgtgtcttTGCCCATTACTTTACGCCTTTTGATGTAAATGTTTGAGGACAGACAGGGTTTTGTTCTCTCTGGATCCCATTAGAATGGCTTTAGAAGAGAAGGGGTCAGGGCAACAACTCTTACAATTCCAACTATTGAATCCTGCAAGATACTGTTCTTCATTATACAACCACCTTTCTTGCCAAATCAGAGATGCCTGCTATATCGGTCCGTTAatactagtaaagacccagtgcactacttttgtgagatgtatttttttttttatcatattCATATATTAataccctcagcacccctacttcccacgACTATGGATTCAGAGCAACTACAACAGAGGCTTGTGAAAGGGGAAATGTTGCAGGACAGGTcactgtgtgtgagggagagtggTGTCAGGTCAGGTTAGGATCCTTAATCTCTGCCAACCTCTAAAAAATGTCTGATCTATTACTGGCTCAGGTCTGGGGCCATCTGTTTGAAGATGCTGAAAGCACCATGGGCAGCATCTCAATGTCTTATGTGTTTTGCTCTGCTCATGCCCTATCCTTCATTTGCATTGATCTATATGCACCAACCTGCTGGGAATTTGCTTTCACCTGTCCAGTTTTCTCATATCAGTACAAATTGATTCAGCTCtctagttacagtgtgtaggaTCTTAATGTGATCACCCTGtagcaggagaactttcctgaaATACAGGACATTTATATTTGTTGGCATTTGAGTTTtttcactttgaaatttcagacttgattttccgaTATGAAAAATGTACAATTCACTACAAAAATGTATATGAATTATAaaccacataataattcacatttcttgttgctggaggattattttcctgctgtcgcaaactggctcaaattaagatgcAGTACACTATATCTCCACAGAGCGGCAGTGCATCCCTATGTGAGGAGCAGAGATACCTTTCCATTGGCAACAGATGGAGGCAGGTATTTTTGTGTCATTTATAAACTGTGGATTGTAGTAAATAGAAAAACGAGATGTCCAAAATCCCGCAAAATTGCAATAATTTGTTGGAGTAGGCAAATTTGTTCGGTCATCCCCCAATATTACGCTAATTCCCTAGGAGTGAAGTTGTGCAACTTGAGTCATTTTGTATTCTATTTCACAAGCATTATAGTTGGTGACAAATTGAATATACATTACATGATTTAAAATTAAATAATTCAGACACCGTAATATGTTATAGTTGGCCTAAGGTATTCTATAGCCTATGACGCTATTGTGTAGGAATTCCCTCTCATATTTCCCCTCTCTGCAGTTGGATGGTGCTATTTGATAGCCTACAGTTAATAAGGGGTTAGCTAAATGTTGACAAAAGGTATGGAATGCTGAGCAAAGTGTAGCACACGCGCGGGACTTGTGGCGCGACATTTCAGCGCTCCGTGGGGGCATTGTCGCGCCATATTGCTCTCAACAGGTCTTGGATCAGGATTGGGCTCGGGACAACAATAGCCTTTAGAAAGAGATGTCAATTGTTGTTGATTTTGTGGTTATCCTTGAATTCCGCAATGTAACCTTAACATAGGCCAgcctaactgtaagtcgctttggataaaagcgtctgctaaatggcatatattattattattatattaatgtcGGTATAATGATACATTCTGGTTGAGAAGTTGAGCGCGCTCCTCATATCCTCATGCACACCAGCTTTGTCTGTCAAGACAAGTGAAACCTGGAGAGCAGGCAACCAATCACAGACCTCTAAGACGTTTAAAGGGCTCGTGGGAAGTCTCTCCACCTTTATTATGAGCATCCAAGAACCTTCCAGCACCCAGACCTTTTCATGTATCATTCTGGTGAGCAATTGGCCGGGATTGAAATATTATGGATTATTAAAAACGACTGAAATTGATTAAACCATCTTCTACATGTCTATATAAACTGCTGGATCATACTGAGGTGAGCCCTCCCCCTCTGCACTTGTTGCGCAGAAGATAGATGCTGCTTCTCCGGAGTCCTAGGAGAATAGAGCACAGGGACCGACCGATCACCGACCACTGCAACAGGTGTACACTGTTCCCGAGCATTATCGCTGACCTGTTTTTGAGGTAAGGGTATATAGGCTACTGTGTTATAATCACTTGTTTAATTGTCATGTTTAGACATGTTGGCATGTTGAgaaattgtttatttattttttatatagaaTGTTTTTAATAGACTATTGTAATGGGAGTAGTGACTCGAATTCGACTGTTGAGACACATAGGCTTTTTTATATAGTGTGTTTTTAATAGGCTACTGTAATGGGGGTAGTGGCTCAAATGCGATCTTTTTTATGTGGTTTCGGTCGATTTCAATATTTGTTTTGCTGCAGGAACAGTCCTTCAAAATTTCCACATCTTCGCGATTGAACGTGCGTCACGCTTAGAATGCCTGTCCTGATGAGTCCGGAGATCGCCTCCAAGTTTAATAAGGAGAAATGGCTGAACCTCCAGCCGGAGCTTCAGGACAGCGCAGCCGGCTCAGTACACCTGGACGACAGCCTGACCAGCCTCCACTGGCTGCAGAACTTCTCCATCCTCAGCGCTAACCAGGAAAGACCCACCGGTACTGGCTCCGGTTGCCCATCACATCACCTGCTTTCCTACCACCAGCGCCTGTACCCCCGTGGAACCGACTCCCCGTCCAGCCCTCCAGCGGGGGACACCGCCGCCTGCGGGATGCCTCGCTGCCTCGGGAGCCCGGTTACCTCTGGCAGTAACTCCACCGATGTGCGTTTGGTGAATTACCCTCACCACGAACACCACATCAAGGCGCAGATCATCCCACCGGAGGAGATTGACTTTAAAACGAACCCCAAAGTCAAACCGCCGTATTCCTACGCCTCTCTCATCTGTATGGCCATGCAGGCCAGCAAGAAGCCCAAGGTGACTCTGTCCACCATCTATAACTGGATCACAGACAACTTCTGCTACTACAGACACGCAGATCCTAGCTGGCAGGTAAATGACCCGGCTCTCCTCTGTCACTCTATTATTGATGAGCTAAATGacgacagggagagaagagagagaccagataagGGCTAGCAGAAGGGTTGCAATATGCATACTAAACCTGTTGTTTTGTTGTAAGAATATTAATACACAAAAATCCATTTAAAACACATTGTTCCTGTTATTTATTATAATCATCCAGTAACTTATAATCACCAACAGTAActtatactgtattttatttagaTCCTAGTGATATTCATTTGAATTTACATTTATAATTTATAAACCAAGGTGTCTCAAATAAGAGTACATCTTTGCTATTTCTACCCTCTGAGAGATATCTGTCAGGCTTCTATCTCAGGGGGTCAGACACAAGTGCTTTACTGCTCTAGggagggggttgtgtgtgtgtgtgtgtgtgtgtgtgtgtgtgtgtgtgtgtgtgtgtgtgtgtgtgtgtgtgtgtgtgtgtgtgtgtgtgtgtgtgtgtgtgtgtgtgtgtgtgtgtgtgtgtgtgtgtgtgtgtgtgtgtgtgtgtgtgtgtgtgtgtgtgtgtgtgtgtgtgtgtgtgtgtgtgtgttaatgagtATCCCTATGAGATCTCCCTTGGCAGCTAAGCATAGTTGATCATGTTTGAAATACACAGAGCTCTACACTAGAAAGCCTCATTAGGTACATTTcctacacaaacaacaacaataactcctcctcccccttagaaggccccctctctttttctctctatttgacacacacatgcatatgaacacacatacacacactatatcaaattaGATTATTATTTACATCACATGCAACATGGATTTAACACATTTGTttcttctcccttccccctcttcactgcccctccctttctccactccccctcccctcctccccttctccacaccccctctccttctcccctccccttctccccttcacctccccatctcccctccccttctccccaccccttcccattctccccacccctcccattctcccattctccactccccttctcctctcccctccccttctcctcccaccccctcccattctcccattctccattccccctccctttcacctccccatctcccctccccttctccccaccccctcccattctcccattctccactccccctccccttctcccctcccctcccctaacaGAACTCTATCCGCCATAACCTCTCGCTCAACAAGTGTTTCACGAAGGTGCCGCGGCAGAAGGATGAACCAGGGAAAGGAGGCTTCTGGCAGATCGACCCTCAGTACGCTGACATGTTCGTTAACGGAGTCTTCAAGAGAAGGAGAATGTCCTCCAACCtttacaacaccaacaggcagagCAAGCTCCTACACAACCAGGAAACTGACTACCATAGAGGCACTCAGGGGAGCCAAGATGGCTACCACTACCTAGGAGCTGGAGCCAGCAGTAAGCGTAAACAACCTTCTCCAAGGCAACATGGCAAGATGGCGCGGACCCACAAATCCCCGCTGTTAGCCATGGAGGCCCACAACGCAGATATAGTTCTGAGGGGAGATTTTGACCTGGTGTCTGTATTTGATGACGTCCTCAGTGGTAACTGCAGTACGTTCGAAGAACTGGACATCGACACTGCTCTGAGTTCCCTGGGCTGCTCTCTGGACCTGACCCTGCAGGGGAGGCACTCCGCTGGGGTGGGAaggtggtgtggagagggggacaACCAGACCCAGCAGACCCACTACTCTTACGACTACATGGAGCTGAGTGACTCAGTGGGATATGACAGCAGTAACATGGGGGACCATCATGTTCAACAGCAACAGCTGAGCCAGGATCAGTTGTTACAGAGCCACCTGCACCAGTTCGAGGAGGTGACTCTGTTTCCAGAGCAGCAGGAGTTGCATCCCTgggaggagatgaaggaggaggcTCAGGCTATCCCTCTGGATCAGGGCTTTGGGCTGTGTGAAGGATTCTTCTCAGAGATACAACCCTGGGAGAGGGCTGAGGTCTAcctgtgacagaccagctattgTTACGCCAGCCATTAACCAAGAGATTCAGGCCCTAGCCACGGCTTTCTTACAGTAAATGCTGGGACAGGAAAGTTAGACTTCACCAGTGGGCCAGGCGACCTACATACAGACTACTATTTTGCTACATTAGCATCATAAAGTCATCATGTTTTGAGAGATCTATACTGTATGTTTAGGACTTTAAGATGATCTGTGTTTCTGGTTTGATCACAGACTGGAGGACTAGAGGAGTCAATGAAGTGGAGATGCACTTATGGTGTTGGGTCGTAGTCGGACCTAGAGATCAGATTTCAATATGCTTTTCAAGTAGTCAATTTAATATATATCCATTAGAGTCTATGATAAGAGTCTGGCTGGGCACTAGTCTTTTGAGTCCTAGGCTATGGGAAAGTGGAGAGAGGGACATAAATGAACTGACATGCCTCAATCAGAATAATCAGAATATCCAAGCATGAGAGACAACGGGTATGTTTGAGGATAGAAAACATTTCAATTTCTAATGCTCTACTGTCAGAATGCTATTTGCCCTTGTTCCATAAAACATGCAATGCCACAGATTGACCACTCCGTTGTTTGACAACAATACCACAGCCTTGGCAGGCACAGATGCTTTTGTTAAACTTTTCCATGATTTATTCTGCCAATCTTTCATTTGATTGAACTCTGTCGATGAGTATGTTCAGGTTTAGGCTACCCATTGATATACTGAGGAAATCTACATTTTCTATCTGATGTGATCGGCTTCCTTTTAGTGATATTGATTTCTGATTGATTACTTCAAGTTACTATAATTTTGTATGTTCTTAAAAGGATGATTTATTTTAAAAGGTATCTTGTTTGGGAAAACTGATGAACCAATGAAATGCTTGTACTTCTTGAGTCAATCGTGAAGTTCAGCTCAAACTTGATACAATGTCTTCAATGTAATTCTGGTGTAATTCATAAATTGTTCAAAATGCAATCATGCCTCAATGCAATAAATGGCAATTTAGATGTTTTATCTCATTTGTTTGCCATACTGCATATGAAAGTCAAAGATGCAATCCCATTGGTCAATAAGAGTGAAAAACAGCTTTTTCATAGTTGGGAAGACAATATATCTCAATAATAGTCAGGCCCAGACTAGCCTGGTCTCCCAGACTAACCTGGTCTTTCAGACTAACCTGGTCTCTCAGACTAACCTGGTCTTTCAGATTAGCCTGCTCTCCCAGACTAACCTGGTCTTTCAGACTAACCTGGTCTCCCAAACTAACCTGGTCTTTCAGACTAACCTGGTCTCTCAGACTAACCTGGTCTTTCAGATTAGCCTGGTCCCTCAGACTAACCTGGTCTCTCAGACAAGCCTGGTCTCTAAGACTAACCTGGTCTCTCAGACTCGTCTCTCAGACTAGCCTCATCATTCAGACTAACCTGGTCTCTCAGACTAACCTGGTCTCTCAGACTCGTCTCTCAGACTAGCCTCATCATTCAGACTAACCTGGTCTCTCAGACTAACCTGGTCTCTCAGACtagcctggtctctcagactaACCTAGTCTCTCAGACTAACCTGGTCTCTCAGACtagcctggtctctcagactaACCTGATCTCCCAGACTAACCTGGTCTCTCATACAAGCCTGGTCTCTTAGACTAACCTGGTCTCTCAGACTCGTCTCTCAGACtagcctggtctctcagactaacctggtctctcagactaacctggtctctcagactagcctggtctctcagactaACCTAGTCTCTCAGACTAAACCTGGTCTCTCAGACtagcctggtctctcagactaACCTGGTCTCTCATACAAGCCTGGTCTCTTAGACTAACCTGGTCTCTCAGACTCGTCTCTCAGACtagcctggtctctcagactaACCTGGTCTCTCAGACTAACCTGGTCTCTCGGACTAACCTGGTCTCTCAGACTAGCCTGGTTTCTCAAcatcacaagagagagagagtatgagttgGTGTtaatagagagtgagagggaagagagagagggtcaaagATTGGGGGGATGCCAGGCAGGCATGGGCATGCCACGGGCACAGAGTGTTTCATTCACCTGttagaggttggatacgccatgtgCTGAAGTGTACTTGTTCAAGGTAGTACAGGAGCATATTGTGGGGTTGGAGCATGAAGAACGGCATTAATGTTATTTTCTATTTCCAGTTGTCTCATTTTGCTGTCTCTTGACATGCCCCTTTTACTTGAAAGAGTAAGTGTCTGAAGCATTTGTCTTGATCAAGTCTCTATCCAGAGAAAATTCTCTCAAACCAGGTTGGTTTGAACTAAGAGTAACAGGTTTCAAGGATATTACATCTGTGTAATAAATACAAACATGATTTTCTCCCTTCAAATCTCTTTTTAATTGAAAAAGGCAGCAAAAGGGGACAAAAATGAGGATTATCCCATTGGTTCTCCCTCCCTGGGGTTGGAGGTCAGGAGTAAAGATCTTTTGGGATCGACCAAATAACTCAGATTCCTAGAAACAGCAGGGACTATGCACAGAGACAGAATTGTGACGCTACTTGTTTTCATATTCATCCTGAGAGCTGATGAACACTATGGTTCATCAGCTctgtaccagcctgtaccagTTGTTATGTTCCAGTCTCAAAAAAAGGAGACCAGCTTCTTGTTGTTACTGTTTGACAGTGTGCCTAATATCATTGTCAAGTCAAGGGATCACTAACGCTTGTTGTTGAGGGGCACATTGAggagagtcagtgtgtgtgtgtgtgtgtgtgtctgtctttctgtgtgcctgtgtgtctctgtgtcacccggtgtgtgtgtgtgtctgtctttctgtgtgcatgtgtgtctctgtgtgtgtatgcgtgtgtgtgtctgcatgtgtatttGTTTGTAAATGTGTTTGTATGTGAGGTTTAAATATTGTCCCCATGGTTGAATAGATAACCTTATCTCCATAGGGCAGGTCCCCGCAACTCTATTCACCCTGTCTCTAAGACCAGCGCTGCTCAGAATGCAGACGCTGTGACTGCAGGATCAGGAACAAGACCGGCCTGTCACAGTGG is a genomic window containing:
- the LOC124037307 gene encoding forkhead box protein J1-B-like, which codes for MPVLMSPEIASKFNKEKWLNLQPELQDSAAGSVHLDDSLTSLHWLQNFSILSANQERPTGTGSGCPSHHLLSYHQRLYPRGTDSPSSPPAGDTAACGMPRCLGSPVTSGSNSTDVRLVNYPHHEHHIKAQIIPPEEIDFKTNPKVKPPYSYASLICMAMQASKKPKVTLSTIYNWITDNFCYYRHADPSWQNSIRHNLSLNKCFTKVPRQKDEPGKGGFWQIDPQYADMFVNGVFKRRRMSSNLYNTNRQSKLLHNQETDYHRGTQGSQDGYHYLGAGASSKRKQPSPRQHGKMARTHKSPLLAMEAHNADIVLRGDFDLVSVFDDVLSGNCSTFEELDIDTALSSLGCSLDLTLQGRHSAGVGRWCGEGDNQTQQTHYSYDYMELSDSVGYDSSNMGDHHVQQQQLSQDQLLQSHLHQFEEVTLFPEQQELHPWEEMKEEAQAIPLDQGFGLCEGFFSEIQPWERAEVYL